From Andrena cerasifolii isolate SP2316 chromosome 12, iyAndCera1_principal, whole genome shotgun sequence, a single genomic window includes:
- the Cox17 gene encoding cytochrome c oxidase copper chaperone COX17 yields the protein MGIINGKPAEVSAASAGAQKSDKPLKPCCACPETKKIRDECIITKGEDHCGHLIEAHKACMRSLGFNI from the exons ATGGGCATTATTAATGGCAAACCGGCTGAAGTAAGTGCCGCATCAGCTGGAGCCCAGAAATCTGACAAACCACTCAAACCTTGTTGTGCTTGTCCTGAAACGAAGAAAATAAGGGACGAATG cATTATCACGAAAGGTGAGGACCATTGCGGGCATTTAATAGAAGCACATAAAGCATGTATGCGATCACTGGGATTTAACATATAA